ATCGCGCAGGCGCAGGTCGAGCACCTCGAGGAAGGCGGCCTCCATGCCGAGGATGCGGCTGGCCTGGATCCGGACCCCGTCGTGGCGGGCCATCGCGGCGGCGATGGCCTCGGGCACGTCCACCTTGGCGTGGTAGGCCTCGGTGAGCAGCAGCGGGACGACGACGATCTCGTCGTGGCCCGCCTTCACCAGCCGGTCGACGACCGTGTCGAAGCTCGGCTTGGAGAGGTCGAGGAACGCCGTCTCGATCTTGAGGTCGGGTCGCATCGCCTTGACCTCGGCGACGAGCGCCTTGATCGTCGCGGCCGAACGCGGGTCCCGGCTTCCGTGGGCCAGGGCAACCAGAGCAGGAGCAGCCATCAGGCGTGCCTCCGTTCGTGAGTGGAGCGGTGCATCAGGGTGTGGTGCTGCGGCGGGACGACGTTGTCGCGCTGCGTCGAGCGGGAGATGGTCTCGAGGGTCGTGGGTGACGTCATGCGTGGATCCCGCACTCGGTCTTGCCGGTGCCGGCCCACCGCCCGCTGCGCGGGTCGTCGCCGGGGGCGACGCGGCGCGTGCAGGGCCGGCAGCCGATGCTCGGGTAGCCGTCGTGGACGAGCGGGTTGACCAGGACGCCGTGGTCGAGGACGTAGCGGTCCACCTGCTCGTCGCTCCAGCGGGCCAGGGGGGAGACCTTGACCTTGCCCTTGCGGGCGTCCCAGCCGACGACGGGCGCGATGACCCGGTTGTGGGTCTCGGCGCGGCGCAGGCCGGTGGCCCAGGCGTCGTAGCGCGACAGGGCCTCGTTGAGTGGCGCGACCTTGCGCAGCGCGCAGCACAGGTCGGGGTCGGTGCGGTAGAGGTCCGTGCCGTGCGCGGCGTCCTGCTCGGCGACGCTCTGGACCGGCGTGATGGTCAGCAGGTTGACCGGCAGCGTGGCCTCGACGGCGTCGCGGGTGCCGATGGTCTCCGGGAAGTGGTAGCCGGTGTCGAGGAAGACCACGTCGATGCCGGGGGCCACCGTGGAGGCGAGGTGTGCCAGCACGGCGTCGCCCATCGAGGAGGTGATGGCGAACCGCTCGCCGAACGTCGCCACGGCCCACTCGATGATCACCTCGGCGGGGGCGAGCTCGAGCTCGGCGCCGACGTGGGAGACGAGCTCGCGCAGCTCCTCGGGCGTACGCCCCTCGGTGTGGGTGCCCTTGAACGCGCGGGCGGCGCGGGTCGAGAGGCTCACGGCGCGCCTCCGTCGGTGCCGGGGTGCGGGAGCATCCCGGTCATCTGCACGGTGAAGCTGCGCAGGCACGAGCGGCACTCCCAGGCGCCTGCGCCCTCGCGGGGGAACAGGTTCTCGTCCCCGCAGTAGGGGCAGTGGAAGGGCACGGCTCGCTCGGACATCAGGACGCCACCGGCTCCCCGCGCAGCAGCACCTCGTCGGCGCGGGCGACCCAGGTGGCGAAGCGCTCGCCGTCGGTGTGGTCGCGCAGGTAGGCCGACACGACGGCGGAGACGTAGTCGTCGAGGCCGGCGCTGGTGACCTTGTGGGCGCGCAGCTTGCGACCCATCGCGGGGTTGAGCCCGAGGGCACCGCCGAGGTGCACCTGGAAGCCCTCGACCTGGCGGCCGTCGGTGTCCATGACGAGCTGGCCCTTGAGGCCGATGTCGGCGATCTGGGTGCGCGCGCAGGCGTTGGGGCAGCCGTTGACGTTGACCGAGATGGCGGTGTCGAGGTCGGGGAAGCGCTTCTCGAGCTCGGTGACCAGGCGGCGGGCGCGCTCCTTGGTGTCGACGATGGCGAGCTTGCAGAACTCGATGCCGGTGCAGGCCATCGTGGAGCGGCGCCAGTTGCTCGGGCGCGCGGTGAGGCCGATCCGCTCCAGGTCGTCGGCGAACGCCTCGGTGTCCTCGGCGGCCACACCGATCACCACCAGCTTCTGGTAGGCGGTGAGCCGGGCGCCGCGGGCGCCGTGGCGCTCGACCACCTCGGAGAGCGCGGTGAGGGTGGTGCCGTCGATGCGGCCCACCACCGGCGCGGCGCCGATGTAGTAGCGCCCGTCCTTCTGCTCGTGGATGCCGATGTGGTCGCCCTGGGTGACGGGAGCCTCGGGGGAGGGGTTGTCGACGAGCGCGCGGTGGAGGTACTCGTTCTCCAGCACCTCGCGGAACTTGTCCTTGCCCCAGTCGGCGAGGAGGAACTTGAGGCGGGCCTTGGAGCGCAGCCGGCGGTAGCCGTAGTCGCGGAAGATCCCGGCCACGCCCTCCCACGCGTCGGCGACCTCGTCGAGGGGGATCCACACGCCGAGCTTGTGCGCGAGCATGGGATTGGTGGACAGGCCGCCGCCGACCCAGAGGTCGAAGCCGGGGCCGTGCTCGGGGTGGACGGTGCCCACGAACGACACGTCGTTGACCTCGGGGGCGACGTCGTGGCTGGGGTGCCCGGTCAGCGCGGTCTTGAACTTGCGGGGCAGGTTGGAGAACTCCGGGTTGTCGAGCGCGCGGCGCTTGATCTCGGCCAGCGCCTCGCTGCCGTCGATGATCTCGTCCTTCGCGATGCCGGCGACGGGGGAGCCGAGGAACGGTCGCGGGCTGTCGCCGCACGCCTCCAGCGTGCTGAGTCCGACGGCCTCGAGCCGCTCCCAGATCGCCGGGACGTCCTCGATCTCGATCCAGTGGTACTGGATGTTGTTGCGGTCGGTGATGTCGGCGGTGTTGCGGGCGTAGGCCGTCGACACCTCGCCGAGTGCCCGCAGGGCGGCCGCGTCGAGGACCGCGCCGTCGGTGCGCACGCGCATCATGAAGTAGCGGTCGTCGAGCTCCTCCTCCTCGAGCTGGGCGGTCTTGCCGCCGTCGAAGCCGGGAGCGCGCTGCGTGTAGAGGCCCATCCACCGGAAGCGGCCGCGCAGGTCGGCGGGGTCGATCGAGTCGAAGCCGCGGCGCGAGTATGTGTGGAGGATGCGATCGCGCACGTTGAGCGGGTCGTCGTCCTTCTTGGACTGCTCGTTCTTGTTGAGCGGCTCGGTGTAGCCGAGCGCCCACTGGCCCTCGGCGCGCTTGGGGCGCGGGATCTCGGTGCGCTGGGCGGCCTGGGGCGTGAACCGGAGGTCGGGCATGTCAGGAGAGTCCTGTTCGCTGATGGTGCCGCGCGCGACGGTGAGCGCGGAGGGGGATGTGCTGGGCGGCGTTCAGCGATGCCAACAGGTCGCGCTGCCCACGCGCATGAGGTCGACATGACGTCGGACCACAAGGTGTGCGTGGGTGCAGGCGGTGACCATGTCAAGAAGTCTCAGGGCTTGGACAGATGTTCCACAAGGCGGAATCTCGTATCGCGAGACCAAGCGCCACGATGTGAGACGCGCCCCGGGGCGTCACGCCTCCGCGCGGCTGGAGTGCGACCCAGGTCACACCGGTGGTCCAGTCCTCAGCCGCGGCTCGCGCATGAGGCGACGCCGAGCCAGGTGTGGTGGTTGCCCCACCAGCACCAGCCCAGCTTGGTGGCGCCGCGGCGCTGGGCGCCGTCGCGGCCGGTGCCGTTGCTGATCCACAGCGCGGGGGTGCGGGCGTCGTACGTCCCGTTGGCGCGACGCAGTCGCGAGCCGGGCGCCATGAAGCAGGCGTTGCGCTCCAGCACCTCGGGCTCCTGAAGCACCCAGTGGAGGCCTTCGGCCAGGGTGAGGGGCGAGCGGCCCGCGGCGACGATCTCGGGCACCGACTCGGCGGGGGTGCGGCCGAGGAACGCCTCGCCCCGGTCGAGACCGATCGCGACGTAGGGCATCGGTGGCACCTCCTCGACGGGGGCGAACGCGTCCACGTCGGTCATGTCCTTGACGACGAAGCCGGCCAGGTCCCCGCGCCGCAGCAGCGGGGCCAGCGCCGAGGCGGGCGCCGACGTCACCAGGAGCGCGCCGGAGGGCGCGCCGGCGGCCACCCCCCGCAGCCGGTCGGGGGCGGTCCCGGAGAGGTCGTGGACGCCGAGCCGGACGAGCCGCTCGGCCTGGTCGGACGGAGAGGGGAGGGCCATGCGGGTCCAACGCGCCACCCGTCGCCGGGGTTCCCGTGCCGCGGTGTCCAGCGCGCGCGGGTGGCGGGCGGTCCGGGCCCGGTCGGCCTCTAGGCTGTCGCCATGACGGACTCCCTGATCAGCAGTGCGTACTCCCAGGCCCTCGAGGTCATCGCCTCGGTCGAACCCCGCGTCGCGGAGGCCACCCGGCAGGAGCTCGCCGACCAGCGGGCCTCCCTCAAGCTGATCGCCTCGGAGAACTACGCCTCGCCCGCCGTGCTGCTCACGATGGGCACCTGGTTCAGCGACAAGTACGCCGAGGGCACCGTCGGCCACCGCTTCTACGCCGGCTGCCAGAACGTCGACACCGTCGAGTCGCTGGCCGCGGAGCACGCCCGCGAGCTGTTCGGGGCGCCCTACGCCTACGTGCAGCCGCACTCCGGCATCGACGCCAACCTCGTCGCGTTCTGGTCGATCCTGGCCAACAAGGTGGAGTCGCCCTACCTGGAGAAGATGCAGGCCAAGAACGTCAACGAGCTCAGCGAGGCCGACTGGGAGCGGCTGCGCCACGAGTTCGGCAACCAGCGCCTGCTCGGCATGTCGCTCGACGCCGGCGGCCACCTCACGCACGGCTTCCGGCCCAACATCAGCGGCAAGATGTTCCACCAGCAGCAGTACGGCACCGACCCGGAGACGGGGCTGCTCGACTACGACGCGGTCGCGGCCAAGGCGCGCGAGTTCAAGCCGCTGGTGCTCGTCGCCGGTTACTCCGCCTACCCGCGCCGGGTCAACTTCGCCCGGATGCGCGAGATCGCCGACGAGGTCGGCGCCGTGCTGATGGTCGACATGGCCCACTTCGCCGGTCTGGTGGCCGGCAAGGTGTTCACCGGCGAGGAGGACCCCGTCCCCTACGCCCACATCACCACCACCACGACGCACAAGTCGCTGCGCGGCCCGCGCGGCGGCATGGTGCTGGCGCAGGAGGAGTTCGCCGCCGACGTCGACCGTGGCTGCCCGATGGTGCTCGGCGGCCCGCTGGCGCACGTGATGGCGGCCAAGGCCGTCGCGTTCGCGGAGGCCCGCACCAACGCGTTCCAGGACTACGCGCAGCGCATCGCCGACAACGCCAAGTCGCTGGCCGAGGGCTTCCTCACCCGCGGCGCCACCCTCGTCACCGGCGGCACCGACAACCACCTCGTCCTACTCGACGTGTCGTCGTTCGGCCTCACCGGCCGCCAGGCGGAGTCCGCGCTCCTGGAGGCCGGCGTCGTGACCAACCGCAACTCGGTGCCCGCCGACCCCAACGGCGCCTGGTACACCTCCGGCGTCCGGCTCGGCACCCCCGCCCTGACCACCCGCGGCTTCGGCCACGAGGAGTTCGACACCGTGGCCGAGCTCATCGTCGACGTGCTGGCCAACACCCGGGCAGGCACCACCAAGGCCGGCGGGCCCAGCAAGGCGTCGTACGTGCTCGGCGACGGCGTCGCCGACCGCGTCACCAAGCGGTCGGCCGAGATGCTCGACAAGCACCCGCTCTACCCGGGCCTCGTCCTCGGCTGACGAGTGGGCTCGTCGTGGCGCTCAGGCGGGGTCGAGTGGGCTCGTTGTGACGCTCTGGCGGGATCGAGTCGGCTCGTTGTGACGCTCTGGCGGGGTCGAGTCGGCTCGTCCTAACGCCCACGACATGTCAGGTTGAGCGGACGACGGTCAGGATGCGCCGACTCGCCGCGACGTCGCGGTCAGGGTGCGCCGACTCGACTCGATCTCGTGGTCAGGATGCGCCGACTCGACTGCCGTCAGACCAGGGAGCGGTAGAGCTCGAGCGTGCGGGCGGCGATGGAGCCCCAGCTGAAGTGCTCCTCGGCGCGCCGCCGGCCGGCGACGCCGAAGGCGCGGGCGCGGTCGGGGTCGCTGACGGCATCGGTGAGCGCGGCGGCGAGGTCGGCGACGTAGCGCTCGGGGTCGAGGGGGGTGCCCGTGCCGTCGGTGGCCTGCTCGATCGGCACCAGCCACCCGGTCTCGCCGTCGACCACGACCTCGGGGATGCCGCCCGTCGCGGTGGCGACGACGGCGGTCTCGCAGGCCATCGCCTCGAGGTTGACGATGCCGAGCGGCTCGTAGATCGACGGGCAGGCGAACACGGTCGCCGCGGTCAGCAGCGCCACGACGTCGGTGCGGGGGAGCATCTCGGGGATCCACACGACGCCCGAGCGGGTGGCGGCGAGGTCCTCGACCAGGACCCGCACCTCGGCCTCGATCTCCGGGGTGTCGGGCGCGCCCGCGCACAGCACCAGCTGGACCTCGGGGGGCAGCGCGGCGGCCGCCCGCAGGAACAGCGGCAGGCCCTTCTGCCGGGTGATCCGGCCGACGAAGACGACGCTCGGCCGGTCGGGGTCGACGCCCAGCTCGCGCACCCGGTCGGGGTCGTCGAGCGGCGCCCACTCGGTGGTGTCGATGCCGTTGTGCACGACGTGCACCTGGGCGGGGTCGACGGCCGGATAGCTGCGCAGCACGTCGTCCCGCATCGCCGCGCTGACCGCGACGATGGCCGCAGCGCCCTCGTACGCCGTCTGCTCGACCCAGCTCGACAGCGCGTAGCCGC
The sequence above is drawn from the Nocardioides sp. zg-1228 genome and encodes:
- a CDS encoding phosphoadenylyl-sulfate reductase, with product MSLSTRAARAFKGTHTEGRTPEELRELVSHVGAELELAPAEVIIEWAVATFGERFAITSSMGDAVLAHLASTVAPGIDVVFLDTGYHFPETIGTRDAVEATLPVNLLTITPVQSVAEQDAAHGTDLYRTDPDLCCALRKVAPLNEALSRYDAWATGLRRAETHNRVIAPVVGWDARKGKVKVSPLARWSDEQVDRYVLDHGVLVNPLVHDGYPSIGCRPCTRRVAPGDDPRSGRWAGTGKTECGIHA
- a CDS encoding nitrite/sulfite reductase — translated: MPDLRFTPQAAQRTEIPRPKRAEGQWALGYTEPLNKNEQSKKDDDPLNVRDRILHTYSRRGFDSIDPADLRGRFRWMGLYTQRAPGFDGGKTAQLEEEELDDRYFMMRVRTDGAVLDAAALRALGEVSTAYARNTADITDRNNIQYHWIEIEDVPAIWERLEAVGLSTLEACGDSPRPFLGSPVAGIAKDEIIDGSEALAEIKRRALDNPEFSNLPRKFKTALTGHPSHDVAPEVNDVSFVGTVHPEHGPGFDLWVGGGLSTNPMLAHKLGVWIPLDEVADAWEGVAGIFRDYGYRRLRSKARLKFLLADWGKDKFREVLENEYLHRALVDNPSPEAPVTQGDHIGIHEQKDGRYYIGAAPVVGRIDGTTLTALSEVVERHGARGARLTAYQKLVVIGVAAEDTEAFADDLERIGLTARPSNWRRSTMACTGIEFCKLAIVDTKERARRLVTELEKRFPDLDTAISVNVNGCPNACARTQIADIGLKGQLVMDTDGRQVEGFQVHLGGALGLNPAMGRKLRAHKVTSAGLDDYVSAVVSAYLRDHTDGERFATWVARADEVLLRGEPVAS
- a CDS encoding Insertion element protein; protein product: MSERAVPFHCPYCGDENLFPREGAGAWECRSCLRSFTVQMTGMLPHPGTDGGAP
- a CDS encoding DUF5701 family protein; translated protein: MALPSPSDQAERLVRLGVHDLSGTAPDRLRGVAAGAPSGALLVTSAPASALAPLLRRGDLAGFVVKDMTDVDAFAPVEEVPPMPYVAIGLDRGEAFLGRTPAESVPEIVAAGRSPLTLAEGLHWVLQEPEVLERNACFMAPGSRLRRANGTYDARTPALWISNGTGRDGAQRRGATKLGWCWWGNHHTWLGVASCASRG
- the glgA gene encoding glycogen synthase; its protein translation is MRIDVLSKEYPPEVYGGAGVHVAELVRALRVLPDVDARVRCFGAPRSEAGTTAYAEPDSLAGANPAIRTLGVDLAMVDDCDGADLVHSHTWYANMAGHLAGLMHGIPHVVSAHSLEPMRPWKAEQLGGGYALSSWVEQTAYEGAAAIVAVSAAMRDDVLRSYPAVDPAQVHVVHNGIDTTEWAPLDDPDRVRELGVDPDRPSVVFVGRITRQKGLPLFLRAAAALPPEVQLVLCAGAPDTPEIEAEVRVLVEDLAATRSGVVWIPEMLPRTDVVALLTAATVFACPSIYEPLGIVNLEAMACETAVVATATGGIPEVVVDGETGWLVPIEQATDGTGTPLDPERYVADLAAALTDAVSDPDRARAFGVAGRRRAEEHFSWGSIAARTLELYRSLV
- a CDS encoding glycine hydroxymethyltransferase, whose protein sequence is MTDSLISSAYSQALEVIASVEPRVAEATRQELADQRASLKLIASENYASPAVLLTMGTWFSDKYAEGTVGHRFYAGCQNVDTVESLAAEHARELFGAPYAYVQPHSGIDANLVAFWSILANKVESPYLEKMQAKNVNELSEADWERLRHEFGNQRLLGMSLDAGGHLTHGFRPNISGKMFHQQQYGTDPETGLLDYDAVAAKAREFKPLVLVAGYSAYPRRVNFARMREIADEVGAVLMVDMAHFAGLVAGKVFTGEEDPVPYAHITTTTTHKSLRGPRGGMVLAQEEFAADVDRGCPMVLGGPLAHVMAAKAVAFAEARTNAFQDYAQRIADNAKSLAEGFLTRGATLVTGGTDNHLVLLDVSSFGLTGRQAESALLEAGVVTNRNSVPADPNGAWYTSGVRLGTPALTTRGFGHEEFDTVAELIVDVLANTRAGTTKAGGPSKASYVLGDGVADRVTKRSAEMLDKHPLYPGLVLG